Genomic segment of Brachyspira suanatina:
AAAAAACATTTGCTTTATTAGCTAGTCTTTATGAACCATTAGATAAATTTTTCAAAGATATTATGGTAAATGTAGATGATGAGAAAATTAAAAATAACCGTATAGCTTTACTTTCTTCAGTTGATAAAATTTTCAAAAATATGCTTGATTTCTCTAGTTTGGTAAAATAATAAATTAATAATATTTAATAAGCACTTTCATTTTAATATGAGAGTGCTTTTTTATTATCAACTTTTTCAAAAAACAACATAATATGTAAAAAATGTCTTACAAATAAAATACGACTATATTATATACTATGCTATTTATATAATAATTTTACAAAACTTCTAATTATATAATTGTAAAATTTCTTATAACTTTATATTATATAATCAATACAAAAAAGGAGAAAAAATGAGAAAAATTATACCTATAGTATTATTTATATCTGTTTTAATATTTTCATGTTCAAAGACAGATACAACATCAAATCAAACTGGAAAAGCTGAGGCAGGCACTATGGATATAGACTTTCAGGCCGTATTTGGAGAAAAAGCTAATGATGATAATAATTTAATGCAAAACTCATATTTAAAAGTTTCAGGAACTTACGGCAATATTGATGCTAAAGTGGATGCTGCTACAGGAGCTTCAACACCTGCAGGAGCTACTAAATCTTGGGATTCATATAGATACGAGAATAAGCAATATGCAAATAATAAAATAGAAAGAGGATTCGGATTCTTTGTACTTTACGGAGTATCACCTGCTAAAACTTATAATTTTGATGGTATGACTGGAACAGGAAAATCTCAAAAAGTATTGAATGGAACTAACGGCCCTATAATTACAGGAACAGGAGTTACTAAAGATGAAACAGGAGTAATAACTATAAGATATGCTCATGCAGGGGGACCTACTGTTTATCCTTGGGTTTATGAATTAAAATCTGATACTAATGGAATATTTAAAATAGGTTACGGTTCAGATAATAACAAAGTAAGTACTTCTCAAATTTCTAATGATATGAATTTTGCTGATATTCAAATGGTTACTGATAAAGCTAAAGACGGCATACCTTATTGGCAGGGTGATTTGCAGGGTACTTTTGAAAATGATACTTTAACTTTGAAAGGTACTTTAAAAGAAGTTAAATAAAAAATTAAATATATTTTATAAGAGGCTTTATTATAAGCCTCTTTTTTTATAAAAAATTAATTTTTAATAAAGTTATATTTATTATTTAACTAGTAATATATAATTTATAGATATATGTTATAAATGAGCTTTTTTATTTTATAAATTCATTATAATCTTTATATCTAAAAAATATAATTTAAAATTATTGCGGTATTGAATTAAAAAATTATATAGTCTAAAATGATAATATATAATTTTTTTAATTTTTAATAAAAATTTTTTTATCGTTGATTTTTATTTTATTATACTATGTAGTTTGGAAAAATTTGATATCAGATTTTTACCAAATTATAAAGATTGGAGAAAAATCTATGGTTCGATTATTACCTGTCCTTCTTTTAGCCGTATTTTTTATAGGATGCGGTCAGCTAGATTACGCTAATTCAGAAAATTCTATAAAAGCAAAAAATGTTATAATTCTAATTGCTGATGGACAAAGCACTGATGTAATTACATATTCAAGATGGATTAATGGAGGAGAATCATTAGCCATAGATGAAATGTTAAGCGGAGCAGTGAGAACCCATAATGCTGATTCTCCTATAGCTGATTCTGCACCTGCCGGTACAGCTATAGCTACTGGGTATAAATCATCTTATAAGCAGTTTATAGGTATTCTTCCAGATGAGGCTATACTTCCTAATTCTTCAATACCTACAGAAGCCAGAAGTCCTATAGCAAATGTATTAGAGGCAGCACAGCTTCTTGATAAAGCTACAGGAATTGTTGCTACCGCAGAAATTATGCATGCAACTCCGGCAGCGTTTTCGGCTCATGATATCACTAGAAAAGACTATGATGATTTAAGCGAACAGCAAATATTTCAGGACATAGATGTTATACTTGGAGGCGGATATAAGTTTTTTACTAAAGAAGGCAGAAAAGATGGAAAGGATTTGATATCTGAAATTACTAATTTAGGTTATTCTATAATCAGAACTTCTGATGAATTAAATTCTTTCACAGGCGATAGGGTTATAGGACTTTTTGCAGATGCAGATTTGGCATATGATATAGACAGAAATGAAACATCTCAGCCTTCATTGGCTCAAATGACTTCAAAGGCTATAGAGATACTTTCTAAAAATAAAAATGGTTTCTTTTTAATGGTAGAAGCTTCAAAAGTAGATTGGGCTGCTCATGCCAATGATCCAGTAGGATTAGTATCCGATACTTTAGCTTATGATGCTGCTGTAAAAGTTGCATTGGATTTTGCTAAAAAAGATAATAATACTATGGTTATAGCTGTAACAGACCATGGAAACAGTGGTTTTTCTATGGGAAATTATGACACATCTTTAAATTATCAACAAATACGATTAGAAAGCCTTATAGATCCTATAAAAAAAGCTTCACGTTCTTCTGAATATATAGCTAGAAAAATAGAAGCTGGCGAAGATATAAGAGAAACTATGTCTAAATATTATTCTATTAATGATATGACAGCGGCAGAAGTAAATTCTCTTACAGGAAAAACAGGCGATGATTTACATTATGCTATAGGGCCAATATTAGCAAAAAGAGCATATTTAGGATTCACTTCTCATGGACATACCGGAGAAGATGTTCCTTTATATACTTATTTACCTAATAATAAAAGAATTACAGGTCTTATAGATAATACTGATATAGCTAAAAATATTGCTAAAGCTATGGGAATAAATTTAGATGAAGCTTCCAAAAAATTATTTATGAGTGAAGATGAAATAAAAAAAGCAGGTGCTGAGCTAACATCTGACGGTCAAATTCTTACTATACATATGAAAGATAAAACTGCTCAAATGATGAAAAACAGAAATATAATTATTGTAGATGGAGAGAAAAAAACTTTAGAGGGAGTTGTAGTTTATAATGAGTCTAAATGGTATTTCCCTGCTGAGGTATTAGATATATTAAATAAGTAATTTTATTTTTTATATTTATAAGCGGAGCTGTTTTTTGCAGCTTCGCTTTTTATTTTTAACAATTTTTATTAAAAGGTATTCTGCTATATACCTAAACAAATATATTTTGTCAAAAATAAAACTATAGTTTCTTTTTAATATATGGGGCTTTGCCCACCGCTCTGCGTACTTCGTAATACCCCACTTCTTTTACCGAGTAGGTACCTTTCGGTATTGGTATAAGGCAAAGCCCGCCTCACGAAGTGTGCCTACGGCAGGCGAGAACATATATCCTCGGTAAACTTGGATACGCTTCACGAACAACTGCATTTTTAACCTAAAATTAGGGTATTACACCATATTTGATAGATATTCTTAAAATATAAAGTTCTAGCAATTGCGTTTTTCGCGTAGCGTATCCGAAAGGATAAAAACTTTGACGAAGTACGCAGAGCGTGTGCGACAAAAAAGTTGATAATATATTTACAAAATATAAAATTGATAAAATATAATTGTCTAAGTATTTAATTAAATAAATTATATATTTAAATAATTTTAATTATCATAAATAAAAATTAATCGCAAAATACCTCTGTTAAATAAATTTAACAGATGCTCGCAATTTTTATTTAAAATGCACAATAATATATCTATAATAATTAATTATAGATTTAAATGCTTCCATGCCTCATAAAAATGATGAACAGGGCCATGACCTTTACCTACACTGTCAACTTTGGCAGCCTGTAATGCATTGAATAAATACTGTTTTCCTAATTTTGAAGCCTCAAGAGGAGTTTTGCCATGTGCTATATAACTGCATATTGCTGCTGAAAGTGTGCATCCTGTACCATGTGTATTTTTAGTATCTATTCTTAAAGCATCTAAAAACTCTTTGCTTTCTTTATTAATAAATAAATCCCTTGACAATTCACCTTCTAAATGTCCGCCTTTAAGCATAACATTTTTTGCCCCCATATTGAGTATATCATTAGCGGCATCTATCATATCATCATCGGTTTTTATTTTTTTTGAAGTTAAATCCTCAGCTTCAGGTATATTCGGAGTTACAATAGTAGAAATAGGAAGTATATATTTTTTTAAGCTGTCCACTGCCTCTTCAAGAAGAAGTCTGTCTCCGCTCTTTGCCACCATTACAGGATCAACTATTATAGGTATATTCTTAGAATTATTACTCAAAAAATTGGCAACTAATTTTATTATATCACTATTAAAAAGCATTCCTATCTTTATAGCATCAGGTATAATATCATCAAATATGCATTCCAATTGCTCTTTTATAGCTTTTAATTCTATTTCATAACAGCTTCTTACACCTTGAGTATTCTGCACAGGTAATGCAGTAAGTACGCACATTCCATAACATCCCAAAGCAGAAAAAGTTTTCAAATCTGCCTGTATGCCGGCACCTCCGGAACCATCAAATCCGGCTATTGTTAAAGCCTTTACCATTATCAAAAACTCCTATAATTTATTATGAATTAAGATTATTTTAATTTTTCTATATATTTATCATATATAAATTTACATATTAATTTAGAATTAAATACTGATAAATCGACAAACTCTCCTATATACTCATTTCCTATTTTTTCAAGTATATTAATAGAAAAACTTATTTTATAAGAACTAATTGACATAGAAGCATTTTTTATAACATGCCCTACTTCTAGACTAGCTTCTTCAGGAGGCATAATAAATTTTAAGCCTACAGGCGACATTTCTATTATCATACCATGAAGAATCTGTCTTACACCATCATGTCTAAATACCAATTTAAAATTATCTAAATTGTTTATTACTATATGTTTTAGTTTTCTAGGCTTAACTCCAGCCTTATCTATTAAAACATTAAATCTATTCAAAAAATCTTTTTCATTGAATGGCTTTAACAAAAATCCTGAAACCCCAATTCTCATCATCTTAGTGAAAAACTCTCTTGTAGGATCAGCAACATGAACTATAACATGAACTCCATGATACCTATCATCTAAATAAATTTTTTCAAGTATACTCTCCATTTCTGTATCATTTTCCTCAACCTCTATAATCGCAATAGAAAAAGGAAGTTTACCGAACATACTTAAAATATTATTTTTATCTTTTACAGCCACAACTTCATATCCTGCCGTAATAAGAATACTGATAAAACTATCCCTTATTTGTAAAGATGAATCATAAACTAATACTCTCATAATATATACCTGAAAATTAATTATATTGTTTTTACATTATATAATAGAAAAAATTAAAATCAATAATATATATAAACTTAATCATAAACTCTAATAAGTAAATAATTTTTATAATGTAGTTATTAATATATTACATTTGGTATATTATACATTTAATAAAAATATATTATTATATTTCATTAACAAAAATATAGTAAAAAGTTGTTTTTTTTTATTTATTATATATAATAAAGAGATGAAAACATCTGTATATAATTTATTTCCGCCGCTTCTAGGGCATATAAAAAATTGGTATAGCCATATTGATAGGATTAAAAATATGGGTTTTGAATGGGTGTATATTAATCCTATAACATATCCCGGATTCAGCGGAAGTCTGTACGCTACAAAATATTATTATCAATATAACCCTGCTTTTTTCACTAGCTGTGAACAAGAAATTGCTGAAAAAGAGATTAAGGATTTCATTGCATATTGTAATAATAAAAATATAAAAGTAATGATAGATTTGGTTATTAATCATTCATCAAAGGACTGTAATTTGACTAATGAACATCTTGAATGGTATAAAACCAAAGATGGAGCTTTACAATCTCCCGGAGCTTGGGATAATGGTAAATGGGTTGAATGGGGCGATTTAGCTATGTTCAATAATAAAAGAGATCCCAATGAAAAAGATGAGGAAGAAAACGCTGATAATAAAGATAACAGTGAAGAAGAAAATAATCAGTATATAAACAATAATGAAATATTAAATCCTATATGGTATTATTGGAATGATTTAATAAAACATAATCTTGATTTAGGATTCAGCGGATTCAGATGCGATGCTGCGTATAAAGTTCCTAAAGAATTATGGAAATATTTAATAGATAATGCTAAAAAAATAAATAATGAAGTTATATTCTTTGCTGAAAGTTTAGGCTGCTCTATAGAAGATACTAAAAAACTCATAGATGCCGGTTTTGATTATGTGGCAAGCAGTGCTAGATGGTGGGATTATGAGGGCGAATGGTTTATAGAACAGTATGATCTAGCAAGAGAAAAATGCCAACAAATAGCATTCCCAAGTAATCATGATACTAGAAGGCTTATTGAAGAATATGATGGCAATATCTGGAAAGTAAAACAAACTTTCTTGTTTACAGCAATAGTATGTGATATGTGGATGATAACTTTAGGAGATGAATACGGATTCTTGAAAAGATGCAATGTTGTGGGCGGAAATGAAAAAGATTATGAAAATATAAACTATGATTTAAGCGAATATATAAAAGATATCACTAATTATATAAAAAATAATCCTATACTTGCTAATTGCGGTAAAATAGTTTCTGTTGAGATAGAAGAAAAAAAGAAACTAGAAAAATTAAAAAAAGAAACCGATACTCATAATGAAAATCATGAACATAATGAATATTATGAGCAGGAAAGAATCTATAAAGAAAAAAAGGAAAAAGATCCTTTTAGAAAGTTTTATAAGTATAATTTAGATGAAAGCGATAAACTTTTAATCATAGTTAATATAACTTCTAAAACTGAAAAATTAGATACAAAAGAATACGGTATAAAAGAAGATATATCTTTTGAAGGAAAAATAGAAAATATTACAGAAACTATAGATATATTGCCGTATCAATTAAAAATATTCACTTTATAGGAAAAATGTATTTGGTATAACATTATAGGAAGTTTATTTTATGGAAGAGAGAAAATCTATAGACAGTTTTTTTTCAGATTTATCTATGGGGCTGCTTTTTGCTGAAAACACAAATGAAATAGACAGAGTTGTTGATTTATTCTTGGAAAAAACTTGTCAGTACTACGGTTTTGATTGCGGAGAAGTGTATTTTCCTAAAGGGGATTATCTTATACTTAGAGGTGTATATGGAATAGATAGATATTATGTATGTAAAGTTGATTTTCCAATATCTGCCAATCATTGTAAAGATGTATTATATGATCAAAAAATTTATGTAGGTGAAAATATCAATCATACAAATATGGAAGTATTTTCAGATTATTCATCTATGTTTGTACTTCCAATATTTTTCTATGCAAATCCTATTGGAGTTGTGGTTTTTAGAAATAGAGAAAATAAAATAGAATTCTACAACTCTATAATTGATGAAATAAAAAATGTTATAGGACACTTTGCTGTATATGCTAATAATGTACTTCAAAGTGTAACATATAAAGAAAGAGATAAACAGTTAAAGCTGCTTAGAGAATTATATTTGAAATTAAGCGATGTTGATGATTTTGAAAATAATTTAAATCAATTAGCAAATGATATTGCCAATATTTTCACAGCTAATAAAGCATTTATAAGACTCAGAAGAGAAAATGGAGAATTATATACAAGGTCTAGCTATGGATTTCCGTATAATTTTGATTATTCAATATTTGAGAATGATGATTATATAAGTGAATTTTGGGATAAAGGTATATTCTTTATAAATAATACGGCAAACAATAAATACTATGAAAGATTTAAAGGCGTTATAAATAGATCTGTACTATTCAATAGAATACCTGCTAAAAATAATTGTATAGGCTATATAGTTGTTATAGATAAAATACCGGATGCGGTTAATCCTCTTGGAGATTTTGATTCAAACGATGTTAACTTATTTAATCCGCTTCTAGCTAATATAGCAAGTAGAATTTCAGAGCATTATAATATTGTAGAATTAAGCAAAGCAAACGAAAAAAATATGAAACATATGTCTCGTTTGAATACATTATATGATATAAGCAATATTTTATTGGAACGCTCAAAAACAGAGGATATATTATTCCTACTTTTAACAATAGCTACAATAGGAGATGTATTTGCTTTTAACAGAGCATTTGCTTTTCTTTACGATAAAGAATTCAATGTATTTAGAGGAAGAATGTGCGTTGCTCCTACTAATGCTCAGGAAGCTGCTATGATTTGGAGCAATATGCAAAAACTAGATAAATATGCCCTTAGAGAAAAATTAATGCTTTCTTTTGACAAAAGAAGCATGGAAGATTCTTGGGATTTAAATCAGAAATTTTTGAATACTGTTATACCTAATAATGAAAACTGTAAATTATTCTTTGATGTATTTAATAATAAAAACAGCATCAATATAACAAACACAGATAAGCCTGAAGTTGAACAAATAAAACAATATACTGATATATTCGGATACTGTCCTTTCGCTATAATACCTATAATGAATGCTACAAATTGTATAGGTATGGTAGTAGTTGATAACTCTTATAATGGAAAACCTATACCTGAAGACGACTTGGATTATTTGAAAATGTTCGGAAGGCAGGCTGCTGTAGCTTTAGAATATTCATATCTTTATAATGAAATAGAAAAAAATAACAATGCATTAAAAGCCGCTGAAAAAACTTTATTAGATTTAAAAAGTTTAGCTATCATAGGAGAAATGAGCTCTTCTATGGCACATAATCTTAGAAACTTCATAGTACCTATTGCAGGCTTTGCTAATAGGCTTGTAAAGGTAAGTAAAGAAGAAAATATAAAAAACTATGCTCAAATAATAGCTAATGAAGTTGAAAATTTAGAGAATTATTTGAGAAGGAATTTATCATTTGCAAAGAGTATTAATCTGGAAGTGGACAATATAAAAATAGAAGATATGATTAAATATCTTACTATTTTATCAAATGAATATATAAAGAAAAGCGGAAAAAATATTAAATTCTATGCTGTAAAGGTCACTAAAGAAGATGTTGTAAAATGGGATTATGATAGAATGAATGAAGTTATATTCAATCTCATAATCAATGCTATAGATGCTATAAATGACGGAGATGAAGATTCAATTATAAGTGTAATATTTGATGATAATGCATACAGAGAATCTATCATAGACATCATAGTAGAAAATACTAATTCATATATAGAACCTGAATTAGCTGAAAAAGTATTTACTCCATTCTTTACGACAAAGAGTCATGGAGTTGGTATAGGGCTTGCTATTTCTAAGAGAATAGTGGAAGCACATGGCGGAAGTATGGTAATAAAAAGTGTTAATAGTCCGTCTAAAATAACAACTTTTTTTGTTTCCATACCTGTTAATTTAAATAATTAAAAATCATTTTCCGATAATAATTTAGTGGAGATGAAAATATGGCTAAAATAAGTGAAGCTGCAAAAGCTGATTGCACTAGGATGCAAAATAAATATAAAAATTTGCTGGCAGGAATAGAATCAAAACTAGTAAAAGTAGAAAAAGATTTGCTTACTTTGGAAGATAGTTTTGAAATAGCTGCTAAAAAAATAGAAGCGGCTGTACTATACATTCAGGCATCTTCTTATATTGCAACCACTTGTTATATAGCTATAGAATTCATAGATGTTCGTTCTGATAATCAGCTTAATGATGGAAGAAGATACATTAACAAAGCTATTATGCTTTTAGAAGAAGTGTTCGGAAACCATACAGATGATTCTCTCTCTTTAAATGAAGAAATACATGAATATTTCAAAGGCAAATTATCTGATGAATGGAAATATAAATTTATCTGCTCATTCGGATATGTTATAGACTATTTCAAATATTGTTATGGTGAGAATTCTAAATGGCTTCAAAATTTTATAGAAATAGAAGCTAGATTTGCTACTATAGGCAAAAATATGATAGACTTCAAAACTTATATTAAAGAATTGAGTCCTGAATTGGAAGGATATAAATTCAGAGTAAAATTGATGGAGTTAGTAAAAAAACTATTAGCTTCTGCCGCTGAACAATACAGAACTAAATATGAACTTCAAGATAAAAGATTAGATGATATGAAAATGGCTTTAAATATCATAGCTTCTCTAAGAAGAATACATGTATATTTAAATGAAAACGAAGAATCCGAAGAGAAAAAGAAAATGTATGATCTTTGGAAAAAGAAAATGGATGCCGACATCAAAAAAATGAAATAATATACATACCTTTACAATTTTTTACTTTTTAGTATAATAATAATAATACTTATGAAAATTAAAATTACTTTAATACTATCTCTTATATTTGTTGTTATTATATTAAAAATAGTAACATTTTCTAAAAATTTTGTAGAAAATTATTATTCAAGATTAATATACAAAAATATAGCCGGTACTATAAACCGCATATCTTCAAATTTTAGTTTTTCATTAGGTGAAGTACTTCTTTTTTTATTTATAATAGCAGTTATAATTTTTATTGTAATAGCTTTTAAAAAATCTTTTTTCAATGCTGATATAAAATCATTAGCAGATAAATCAAAAACAGCATTAAATTTTTTATATATACTAGCCTGCTCTATGATTGTTATATATATAATATTTCTTTTGGTATGGGGATTAAATTATCATAGAGTGCCTTTAATAGAAAATTATCCCCCAAGAGAAATAAATAATGATGATATATATTTGCTAGCTGATACTCTTGTAAAAAATATAAACAATCTAAAAGATGAAATGAAGTATAAAGAAGTTAATACCAATTATCAGGCTTTAAATAGAATGATAGAATCTGAATATAATAAAGTATTTGAGGATTTTGAGTTTTTAAACATGCATTATTCAAAAACAAAACCAATAATGATATCAAAATTGTTTTTACATCTTCAAATAACAGGAATATATTCACCTTTTACATCTGAAGCAAATGTAAATATACTTATTCCAAGCATATCAATACCTTTTACAATAGGACATGAAATGGCTCATCAAATAGGCATAGCTTATGAAGATGAGGCTAACTTTATATCGTATGTAGCATGCTCTAAACATACAGATCCATTTGTAAGATATTCAGCTAATTTTGAGGCACTTCTATATGTTTTGGGTGAATTAAAAAGAGATGAAAATTATGCTCACTTGATGTCGAATTTAAATAGCGATACCAAAGAAGAGATAAAAAAATATTATGAGTTTTGGCAGCAGTATATGGGAAATCTTTCAAAGGTAAGCCAAAAAGTTAATGATACATATCTTAAAGCAAATAGCCAAGATGACGGAATAAAAAGTTATTCAAGGGTTGTTAAACTATTAGTATTATACCATAATATTAACCCTCAATAAAATTTAAAGTTTTACGATAATAAAACTACATATATAATTATAACTAACAAATAGGATATTTTACATGCGTTTAGATGAACCGCCTTATTTTTATCAATGCAAAAAATGCAAAAGAAGATTTACTGTAAGAAGAAAAAAACATACTATAAATTTATTAATAATAAAACTAAATAAGCAGAAATGTCCTTACTGTAAAAGCTCAAGAACAAGAAATATTGATGATCTTGTAAAAGCAGTACAGTGACTTTTTATTATTCATTCTTTGAATCTATAATATAAACAAATTATATCAGTATAATATAAATTTTTTATATATTTGATGTTTAATTCATATTATATATAATAATTGCCTATTGAATTATTATAATATTTGATATATAAATCAATTATAGGCGGTATTATTTTATGAATGAAGAATTAAATGATAAAGAATTAAATAATAATGATACACTAATCAATAATGATAGCTCTTTCCCTGAAATTGAAATATATGTCAATAAAAGAAAATTATCCATACTCATATTTGTATCTCTGATTTTTATTGTTATGGGGATATTTATATTTATCAATAAAAAAGAGTTTAAAGAAGAACTTATAAGTATTTTTATATTAATACTTTTTAGTGTATGTCTTTTAACTTTTATCATGCAATGGTTAAAATCTAGAAAACCTATAATCACATTAGATGAAAACGGCATAGCTTATTATGTTTTATTAAAAAATCAAAATATATTTATTAAATGGGCAGATATTAGAGAAATACTTTTTTCAAAAACATTTATATATATTTATTTGAAAGAAGAAAATAGTTTATTAGAAAATAAAAAAAATAATGATGAACCTATTGTCATATATATATCAGAAATAAATATGAAAAGAAATACTTTAATATATCTCATAACACATTACTTTGAAAATAAAAATCATGAAGGAGATATTTAATTATGAATAATAAAAATAATAAATTATATTCAGATAGTAAATTTTCTATTAAAATTTATATAAATAATATAAGATTCTTCGCGGTAATGATGATAGGATTAATTATTGCTATACTTTTAATAGATGTACTATTTACACAAAATCCTGATGAGGATATGAAGGCTGCTATTATATTTGTAGTATCTTTTTTTATGTTCGGGGTTATTATACTTTCTATCATTCTAATAAGAAGTGTAATTTTTAAAAAAGCAAGTTTCATATTAGATGATAAAGGAATATATTATAATAATTTGCTTGTGAAAAGTTATATTTATGTTCTTTGGAAAGAAATAAAAGACTTAGATATAATAGGAAGCTACTTGTTTATATATTTGAAAGATCCCCAAACTTATTATTTCAGGAAATTCAAAGGAAGAATAGTATCAGAAGATCCATTGTATATATATTTGGGTGATTTGGATATAAGCAATAAATTTATAAACAGCATGTTTAAATTCTTTGATGATAACTACAGAGATCTAGAAGATGATAATGATGAAGAAGACGATTATAAAAAATATTATAGGGATTATTATTAATATATAAAAAAGGTGCATTGAAAATATAAAAGAGATAATCAATGCACATTTGAAAAACTTCTGATTAAATTATTTAAAACTTCTGTCTATATCAAGTTCTCTTAAAGTTCTAATCATCTGCATTTCCATTTCTATTCTAAAATTATCATTAACAGCACTATTTATAGCATTATTATTAGGATTTCTCTGATGCATTTGAGATTTAATAGTAGAATTATTTAC
This window contains:
- a CDS encoding alkaline phosphatase, with translation MVRLLPVLLLAVFFIGCGQLDYANSENSIKAKNVIILIADGQSTDVITYSRWINGGESLAIDEMLSGAVRTHNADSPIADSAPAGTAIATGYKSSYKQFIGILPDEAILPNSSIPTEARSPIANVLEAAQLLDKATGIVATAEIMHATPAAFSAHDITRKDYDDLSEQQIFQDIDVILGGGYKFFTKEGRKDGKDLISEITNLGYSIIRTSDELNSFTGDRVIGLFADADLAYDIDRNETSQPSLAQMTSKAIEILSKNKNGFFLMVEASKVDWAAHANDPVGLVSDTLAYDAAVKVALDFAKKDNNTMVIAVTDHGNSGFSMGNYDTSLNYQQIRLESLIDPIKKASRSSEYIARKIEAGEDIRETMSKYYSINDMTAAEVNSLTGKTGDDLHYAIGPILAKRAYLGFTSHGHTGEDVPLYTYLPNNKRITGLIDNTDIAKNIAKAMGINLDEASKKLFMSEDEIKKAGAELTSDGQILTIHMKDKTAQMMKNRNIIIVDGEKKTLEGVVVYNESKWYFPAEVLDILNK
- a CDS encoding alpha-amylase family glycosyl hydrolase, whose protein sequence is MKTSVYNLFPPLLGHIKNWYSHIDRIKNMGFEWVYINPITYPGFSGSLYATKYYYQYNPAFFTSCEQEIAEKEIKDFIAYCNNKNIKVMIDLVINHSSKDCNLTNEHLEWYKTKDGALQSPGAWDNGKWVEWGDLAMFNNKRDPNEKDEEENADNKDNSEEENNQYINNNEILNPIWYYWNDLIKHNLDLGFSGFRCDAAYKVPKELWKYLIDNAKKINNEVIFFAESLGCSIEDTKKLIDAGFDYVASSARWWDYEGEWFIEQYDLAREKCQQIAFPSNHDTRRLIEEYDGNIWKVKQTFLFTAIVCDMWMITLGDEYGFLKRCNVVGGNEKDYENINYDLSEYIKDITNYIKNNPILANCGKIVSVEIEEKKKLEKLKKETDTHNENHEHNEYYEQERIYKEKKEKDPFRKFYKYNLDESDKLLIIVNITSKTEKLDTKEYGIKEDISFEGKIENITETIDILPYQLKIFTL
- a CDS encoding GAF domain-containing sensor histidine kinase encodes the protein MEERKSIDSFFSDLSMGLLFAENTNEIDRVVDLFLEKTCQYYGFDCGEVYFPKGDYLILRGVYGIDRYYVCKVDFPISANHCKDVLYDQKIYVGENINHTNMEVFSDYSSMFVLPIFFYANPIGVVVFRNRENKIEFYNSIIDEIKNVIGHFAVYANNVLQSVTYKERDKQLKLLRELYLKLSDVDDFENNLNQLANDIANIFTANKAFIRLRRENGELYTRSSYGFPYNFDYSIFENDDYISEFWDKGIFFINNTANNKYYERFKGVINRSVLFNRIPAKNNCIGYIVVIDKIPDAVNPLGDFDSNDVNLFNPLLANIASRISEHYNIVELSKANEKNMKHMSRLNTLYDISNILLERSKTEDILFLLLTIATIGDVFAFNRAFAFLYDKEFNVFRGRMCVAPTNAQEAAMIWSNMQKLDKYALREKLMLSFDKRSMEDSWDLNQKFLNTVIPNNENCKLFFDVFNNKNSINITNTDKPEVEQIKQYTDIFGYCPFAIIPIMNATNCIGMVVVDNSYNGKPIPEDDLDYLKMFGRQAAVALEYSYLYNEIEKNNNALKAAEKTLLDLKSLAIIGEMSSSMAHNLRNFIVPIAGFANRLVKVSKEENIKNYAQIIANEVENLENYLRRNLSFAKSINLEVDNIKIEDMIKYLTILSNEYIKKSGKNIKFYAVKVTKEDVVKWDYDRMNEVIFNLIINAIDAINDGDEDSIISVIFDDNAYRESIIDIIVENTNSYIEPELAEKVFTPFFTTKSHGVGIGLAISKRIVEAHGGSMVIKSVNSPSKITTFFVSIPVNLNN
- a CDS encoding response regulator; this encodes MRVLVYDSSLQIRDSFISILITAGYEVVAVKDKNNILSMFGKLPFSIAIIEVEENDTEMESILEKIYLDDRYHGVHVIVHVADPTREFFTKMMRIGVSGFLLKPFNEKDFLNRFNVLIDKAGVKPRKLKHIVINNLDNFKLVFRHDGVRQILHGMIIEMSPVGLKFIMPPEEASLEVGHVIKNASMSISSYKISFSINILEKIGNEYIGEFVDLSVFNSKLICKFIYDKYIEKLK
- a CDS encoding DUF3810 domain-containing protein — its product is MKIKITLILSLIFVVIILKIVTFSKNFVENYYSRLIYKNIAGTINRISSNFSFSLGEVLLFLFIIAVIIFIVIAFKKSFFNADIKSLADKSKTALNFLYILACSMIVIYIIFLLVWGLNYHRVPLIENYPPREINNDDIYLLADTLVKNINNLKDEMKYKEVNTNYQALNRMIESEYNKVFEDFEFLNMHYSKTKPIMISKLFLHLQITGIYSPFTSEANVNILIPSISIPFTIGHEMAHQIGIAYEDEANFISYVACSKHTDPFVRYSANFEALLYVLGELKRDENYAHLMSNLNSDTKEEIKKYYEFWQQYMGNLSKVSQKVNDTYLKANSQDDGIKSYSRVVKLLVLYHNINPQ
- the thiD gene encoding bifunctional hydroxymethylpyrimidine kinase/phosphomethylpyrimidine kinase, with protein sequence MVKALTIAGFDGSGGAGIQADLKTFSALGCYGMCVLTALPVQNTQGVRSCYEIELKAIKEQLECIFDDIIPDAIKIGMLFNSDIIKLVANFLSNNSKNIPIIVDPVMVAKSGDRLLLEEAVDSLKKYILPISTIVTPNIPEAEDLTSKKIKTDDDMIDAANDILNMGAKNVMLKGGHLEGELSRDLFINKESKEFLDALRIDTKNTHGTGCTLSAAICSYIAHGKTPLEASKLGKQYLFNALQAAKVDSVGKGHGPVHHFYEAWKHLNL